One region of Glycine max cultivar Williams 82 chromosome 9, Glycine_max_v4.0, whole genome shotgun sequence genomic DNA includes:
- the LOC100780745 gene encoding probable E3 ubiquitin-protein ligase WAVH2 translates to MGEGRRGGTSKLREAARRVAVAAAYACGSFSRRKALVDPVSIDNSCSLSATASNSSFLSPSTTKNSSEELTEETYSGITTNINNELHSKNLCAICLDPLSYHSKGSSPGQAIFTAQCSHTFHFACISSNVRHGSVTCPICRAHWTQLPRNLNNNLGPFTSSNQSDPILRILDDSIATFRVHRRSLLRSARYDDDDPVEPDETPESPKLCFSLVPIPPNAPTSYNPALQVTKHASCPCHLSLHPLTCSSLSLLQSPPMQKPYVMCPSSNRAYLSVKLSHERATDLVLVASPNGPHLRLLKQAMALVVFSLRHIDRLAIVTYSSAAARVFPLRRMTSYGKRTALQVIDRLFYMGQADPVEGLKKGIKILEDRVHKNPESCILHLSDNPTRPYHAVSMELPSTPIHRFHVGFGFGTSSGFVIQEFEEFLAKMLGGIVREIQLRICGAGEEVGSGRVIRIGEIRGGEERRILLDLGDCTHVYVEYSYIEGEIDECVRRTGETVVGVGEHKGDVSENGENTGGGGGGRSSSVESWDFHDPYMARRWAKHLHGYRL, encoded by the exons atgggagaaggaagaagaggaggGACTTCAAAGCTGAGAGAAGCAGCAAGGAGGGTGGCTGTGGCAGCAGCATATGCATGTGGCTCATTCTCAAGAAGAAAGGCTTTGGTGGATCCAGTTTCCATTGACAACTCTTGTAGTCTATCTGCCACT GCCTCAAATTCCTCATTTTTGTCcccatcaacaacaaaaaattcctCAGAGGAGTTAACGGAAGAAACATATTCTGGTATCACTACCAACATCAACAATGAGCTTCATAGTAAG AATTTGTGTGCAATATGTTTAGATCCTCTGAGTTACCACAGCAAGGGCAGCAGTCCAGGCCAAGCTATATTCACTGCTCAGTGCTCTCACACATTCCATTTTGCCTGCATTTCTTCCAATGTCCGCCATGGTAGTGTCACTTGCCCCATTTGCCGTGCCCATTGGACCCAGCTCCCGCGCAACCTGAACAACAACCTTGGTCCTTTCACTTCTAGTAACCAAAGTGACCCCATTCTTCGAATCCTTGATGATTCTATCGCTACCTTCCGTGTTCATCGCCGTTCTCTCTTGCGCTCTGCGCGCTATGACGATGATGATCCTGTTGAACCTGATGAAACACCTGAGAGTCCAAAGCTGTGTTTCTCTCTTGTGCCTATTCCACCAAATGCACCAACCAGTTACAATCCAGCTTTGCAAGTGACTAAACATGCCTCATGTCCTTGCCATCTATCCCTTCATCCTCTAACCTGCAGCTCCTTGTCATTGCTACAATCTCCACCAATGCAAAAACCTTATGTCATGTGTCCCTCTTCCAATAGAGCTTATCTCTCTGTGAAACTGAGCCATGAACGTGCCACTGACTTGGTCTTGGTTGCTAGTCCAAATGGACCACACCTAAGACTTCTCAAACAAGCAATGGCTCTTGTGGTTTTCTCCCTCAGACACATAGACCGCTTGGCCATTGTTACATACTCCTCAGCCGCGGCTCGTGTCTTCCCCTTAAGGCGCATGACATCCTATGGAAAGCGCACAGCCCTTCAAGTCATCGACCGTTTGTTCTACATGGGCCAAGCTGATCCAGTTGAAGGGTTGAAGAAAGGCATTAAGATACTTGAAGACCGTGTGCACAAGAACCCGGAGTCATGTATCCTGCACTTATCAGATAATCCTACAAGACCATACCATGCAGTAAGCATGGAACTGCCATCTACACCAATTCATAGATTTCATGTGGGGTTTGGCTTTGGCACTTCTAGTGGATTTGTCATACAAGAGTTTGAGGAGTTCTTGGCCAAGATGCTTGGAGGCATTGTGCGCGAAATCCAGCTAAGAATATGTGGGGCTGGGGaagaagttggaagtggaagagTCATAAGAATTGGAGAGATAAGAGGTGGAGAAGAAAGAAGGATTCTTTTAGACCTTGGTGACTGCACTCATGTGTATGTTGAGTATAGCTACATTGAAGGGGAAATCGATGAGTGTGTTAGGAGGACAGGGGAAACTGTTGTAGGTGTTGGAGAACATAAAGGTGATGTTTCAGAAAATGGTGAAAAcacaggtggtggtggtggtggtaggaGTAGCAGTGTTGAAAGCTGGGACTTTCATGATCCTTACATGGCCAGAAGATGGGCCAAGCATTTGCATGGTTATAGACTTTGA
- the LOC121172643 gene encoding pentatricopeptide repeat-containing protein At1g09410, mitochondrial translates to MCICQHHRRICQLSFRFLSHFKASISNDPEKGLVKNANLVLISNSGTPLMPKNLSLKPRSSDDALHKRNVEITILGRHGKLDEARKLFDEMPQRDDVSYNSMIAVYLKNKDLLEAETVFKEMPQRNVVAESAMIDGYAKVGRLDDARKVFDNMTQRNAFSWTSLISGYFSCGKIEEALHLFDQMPERNVVSWTMVVLGFARNGLMDHAGRFFYLMPEKNIIAWTAMVKAYLDNGCFSEAYKLFLEMPERNVRSWNIMISGCLRANRVDEAIGLFESMPDRNHVSWTAMVSGLAQNKMIGIARKYFDLMPYKDMAAWTAMITACVDEGLMDEARKLFDQIPEKNVGSWNTMIDGYARNSYVGEALNLFVLMLRSCFRPNETTMTSVVTSCDGMVELMQAHAMVIHLGFEHNTWLTNALITLYSKSGDLCSARLVFEQLKSKDVVSWTAMIVAYSNHGHGHHALQVFARMLVSGIKPDEVTFVGLLSACSHVGLVHQGRRLFDSIKGTYNLTPKAEHYSCLVDILGRAGLVDEAMDVVATIPPSARDEAVLVALLGACRLHGDVAIANSIGEKLLELEPSSSGGYVLLANTYAAEGQWDEFAKVRKRMRERNVKRIPGYSQIQITGKNHVFVVGERSHPQIEEIYRLLQQNLQPLMREMGSTPENLLLVLS, encoded by the coding sequence ATGTGTATCTGTCAGCACCACCGCCGCATTTGTCAGCTCAGTTTTCGTTTCCTGAGCCATTTCAAAGCTTCAATTTCCAACGACCCAGAAAAGGGTTTGGTGAAAAATGCCAATTTGGTTCTCATTTCAAATTCCGGAACCCCCTTAATGCCCAAGAATTTGAGTTTGAAACCAAGGTCTTCGGATGATGCACTTCACAAACGCAACGTGGAGATCACGATTTTGGGTCGCCACGGCAAGCTCGACGAAGCAAGGAAGCTGTTCGACGAAATGCCTCAACGAGATGACGTTTCTTACAATTCCATGATTGCCGTTTATTTGAAGAACAAGGACCTACTTGAAGCCGAAACAGTGTtcaaggaaatgccacaaagaAACGTTGTTGCCGAGTCCGCAATGATTGATGGGTATGCCAAAGTTGGTCGCTTGGATGATGCCCGTAAGGTTTTCGACAACATGACCCAGAGGAATGCATTTTCCTGGACAAGTTTGATTTCTGGGTATTTTAGTTGTGGGAAAATTGAGGAGGCTTTGCATTTGTTTGATCAAATGCCTGAGAGAAACGTGGTGTCCTGGACTATGGTGGTTTTGGGTTTTGCTCGCAATGGGTTGATGGATCATGCTGGGAGGTTTTTTTATCTCATGCCTGAAAAGAATATCATAGCTTGGACCGCTATGGTCAAGGCATATCTTGACAATGGCTGCTTCAGTGAGGCTTATAAGCTCTTCCTTGAAATGCCTGAAAGAAATGTACGTTCTTGGAACATCATGATCTCGGGTTGTCTTAGGGCCAATAGAGTGGATGAGGCTATAGGTTTGTTTGAATCAATGCCAGATAGGAATCATGTTTCGTGGACGGCTATGGTGTCCGGTTTGGCACAAAACAAGATGATTGGGATTGCTAGGAAGTATTTTGATCTCATGCCTTATAAAGATATGGCTGCATGGACTGCAATGATAACTGCATGTGTTGACGAGGGGCTCATGGATGAAGCTCGTAAGCTATTCGACCAGATACCGGAAAAAAATGTTGGGAGTTGGAACACAATGATTGATGGTTATGCAAGGAATAGTTATGTAGGGGAAGCCTtaaatctttttgttttgatgcTAAGGTCTTGCTTTAGACCCAATGAAACCACTATGACTAGCGTAGTAACTTCCTGTGATGGCATGGTGGAACTCATGCAAGCTCATGCAATGGTCATACACCTTGGGTTTGAGCACAACACATGGCTTACAAATGCACTTATTACACTGTATTCCAAAAGTGGGGATCTTTGCTCAGCTAGGCTTGTTTTTGAGCAACTAAAGTCAAAAGATGTAGTATCATGGACTGCCATGATTGTAGCCTACTCAAATCATGGGCATGGACACCATGCCTTGCAGGTATTTGCACGCATGCTAGTATCAGGAATTAAGCCAGATGAGGTCACCTTTGTGGGACTCTTATCAGCTTGTAGCCATGTTGGTCTTGTCCACCAAGGTAGAAGATTATTTGATTCAATCAAGGGTACTTATAATTTAACTCCCAAGGCTGAGCACTATTCCTGCCTTGTAGACATTCTAGGTAGAGCAGGACTTGTGGATGAAGCAATGGATGTAGTTGCCACTATCCCTCCTTCTGCGAGGGATGAAGCTGTTCTTGTGGCATTGCTTGGTGCGTGCCGTCTCCATGGGGACGTTGCAATAGCAAATTCCATTGGTGAGAAGCTATTAGAGCTAGAGCCGTCTAGTTCAGGGGGGTATGTACTACTAGCCAATACATATGCTGCAGAGGGTCAATGGGATGAGTTTGCAAAAGTaaggaaaagaatgagagagagaaatgtgAAGAGAATTCCAGGATATAGTCAAATACAGATAACGGGGAAAAATCATGTCTTTGTTGTCGGGGAAAGATCTCATCCCCAGATTGAGGAAATTTACAGATTATTGCAACAGAACCTTCAACCTTTGATGAGGGAAATGGGTTCTACACCAGAGAACTTGTTGCTAGTTCTCAGTTAA